A window from Azoarcus sp. DD4 encodes these proteins:
- a CDS encoding FHA domain-containing protein: MPKLILSMDGLVLKEIALSKERTSIGRKANNDIQIDNLAISGNHAVITCILNDAFLEDQSSTNGTYVNGQPIKKYVLQNNDVIELGKYRLKYLTDSAQVGLATSEMIDTAALKPFSAPFDAPEESAGSRPAPAPGSAAGQRTQLLRPSAEESEPLKSDAPPAAGADHLGVIQVLNGANAGRELELSKSLTTLGKPGRQVAVITRRPHGYFITHVEGASFPMVNGRTLDAQAHRLNDHDIIEIAGVKMEFFLRV, encoded by the coding sequence ATGCCGAAGTTGATACTCAGCATGGACGGACTGGTGCTCAAGGAAATCGCCCTCAGCAAGGAGCGCACGTCGATCGGCCGCAAGGCGAACAACGACATCCAGATCGACAACCTCGCCATCAGCGGAAATCATGCCGTCATCACCTGCATTCTCAACGACGCCTTCCTCGAGGATCAGAGCAGCACCAACGGCACCTATGTGAACGGGCAGCCGATCAAGAAGTACGTGTTGCAGAACAACGACGTGATCGAACTCGGCAAGTACAGGCTGAAGTATCTGACCGACTCGGCGCAGGTCGGCCTGGCGACATCGGAGATGATAGATACCGCTGCCCTGAAGCCCTTCAGTGCCCCCTTCGATGCGCCCGAAGAGTCGGCCGGCTCGCGCCCGGCGCCAGCGCCGGGCAGTGCGGCCGGACAGCGTACGCAACTGCTCCGTCCGTCAGCGGAGGAGTCGGAGCCGCTGAAGTCCGACGCGCCGCCAGCGGCCGGTGCCGATCATCTAGGCGTGATCCAGGTGCTCAACGGTGCCAATGCCGGCCGCGAACTGGAGCTGTCGAAATCGCTCACCACGCTGGGCAAGCCGGGACGGCAGGTGGCGGTGATCACGCGCCGGCCGCACGGCTACTTCATCACCCATGTCGAGGGCGCCAGCTTTCCCATGGTCAACGGCCGCACGCTCGACGCGCAGGCGCATCGCCTGAATGATCACGACATCATCGAGATCGCAGGCGTCAAAATGGAGTTTTTCCTGCGCGTCTGA
- a CDS encoding GspE/PulE family protein → MSALPGKATAGGEVARRLAFFKGLQAITTRVHATQDIDEIIFELSADICALFDAERLSIYVVEDQGAVIATKVKTGLQSVQNIRLPVAENSIAGYVAVSGKVLNIADVYDDAELKAISPKLEFRREVDEVTGYRARQMLVAPIVNPENGKLQGVIQLINLSIGGAFSGFAEEGLLGLAQTLGVAFGRHTQAPMQPRSRFDALVADGRITAEELGNATRKARESGVSVELTLMSEFGLREAEIGEAAARFYGVAYEPYRPDRVKPMDLLRNIKRDYVQQSQWLPLEETTEGVVIMTTDPEQVRGSRIAQNVYPKKKLAFRVTTRAEFERTVNQFFEAQLDTSSVNDLLSGLDDDSDESSLSDDVNAAADNELVKLVNKVIIDAYKQGASDIHVEPRPGKEKTLIRFRKDGTLVPYIEVPASYRNPLVTRIKIMCDLDISERRRPQDGKIKFRKYAPLDIELRVATVPTAGGTEDVVMRILSNSEPIPLGELALSPRNLERLRETIVKPYGVFFVCGPTGSGKTTTLHSILGYINTPETKIWTIEDPVEITQKGLRQVQVNRKAGLDFATMMRAFLRADPDVIMVGEMRDQETMSVGIEASLTGHLVLSTLHTNSAPESVVRLLDMGMDPFNFSDALLGVLAQRLAKRLCRHCKQAYEPEPAEIDHLLDEYCADMHLTPAFAADPDAARAEILAQWRAHHADVDGRFKLFRAVGCPECNQGYRGRVGLHELMIGSPDIKRVIQERGHLAQLLAVSLAEGMRTLRQDGIEKVLGGITDLKQVRKVCLR, encoded by the coding sequence ATGAGCGCATTGCCCGGAAAAGCGACGGCCGGTGGTGAGGTCGCCCGCCGCCTGGCCTTCTTCAAGGGGCTGCAGGCGATTACCACTCGCGTCCATGCGACGCAGGACATCGACGAGATCATCTTCGAGCTGTCGGCCGACATCTGCGCCCTGTTCGATGCCGAGCGCCTGTCCATCTACGTCGTCGAGGATCAGGGGGCGGTGATTGCCACCAAGGTCAAGACCGGCCTGCAGAGCGTGCAGAACATCCGCCTGCCGGTGGCCGAGAACAGCATCGCCGGCTATGTCGCGGTGTCCGGCAAGGTGCTCAACATCGCTGACGTATACGACGATGCCGAACTCAAGGCGATCTCGCCCAAGCTGGAATTCCGCCGCGAGGTTGACGAGGTGACCGGCTATCGCGCGCGCCAGATGCTGGTGGCGCCCATCGTCAACCCGGAAAACGGCAAGCTGCAAGGGGTGATACAGCTCATCAACCTCAGTATCGGCGGCGCCTTTTCCGGCTTTGCCGAAGAGGGCTTGCTTGGCCTGGCGCAGACCCTCGGGGTGGCCTTCGGTCGCCATACGCAGGCGCCGATGCAGCCACGTTCGCGTTTCGACGCGCTGGTGGCGGACGGTCGCATCACCGCGGAGGAATTGGGGAACGCTACGCGCAAGGCGCGCGAGAGCGGCGTGTCCGTCGAGCTGACCCTGATGTCGGAGTTCGGCCTGCGCGAGGCGGAGATCGGCGAGGCCGCAGCCCGCTTCTACGGCGTGGCCTACGAGCCCTATCGCCCGGATCGCGTCAAGCCGATGGATCTGCTGCGCAACATCAAGCGCGACTATGTGCAGCAGAGCCAGTGGCTGCCGCTGGAGGAGACAACCGAAGGCGTCGTCATCATGACGACCGATCCCGAGCAGGTGCGCGGCTCGCGCATCGCGCAGAACGTCTACCCGAAAAAGAAGCTGGCCTTCCGGGTGACGACGCGGGCGGAGTTCGAGCGCACCGTCAACCAGTTCTTCGAGGCGCAGCTCGACACCAGTTCGGTGAACGATCTCCTGTCGGGGCTGGACGACGACAGCGACGAGAGCAGCCTGTCGGACGACGTCAATGCCGCGGCGGACAACGAACTCGTCAAGCTGGTGAACAAGGTCATCATCGACGCCTACAAGCAGGGGGCCTCCGACATCCATGTCGAACCGCGTCCGGGCAAGGAAAAGACGCTGATCCGCTTCCGCAAGGATGGCACCCTGGTGCCTTACATCGAGGTGCCGGCGAGCTATCGAAACCCGCTCGTCACCCGCATCAAGATCATGTGCGACCTCGACATCTCCGAGCGGCGCCGGCCGCAGGACGGCAAGATCAAGTTCCGCAAGTACGCGCCGCTCGACATCGAGCTGCGGGTTGCCACCGTGCCGACGGCCGGCGGTACAGAAGACGTGGTGATGCGCATCCTGTCCAACAGCGAGCCCATCCCGCTTGGCGAACTGGCGTTGTCGCCGCGCAACCTCGAACGCCTGCGCGAGACCATCGTCAAGCCGTATGGCGTGTTCTTCGTGTGCGGTCCGACAGGCTCGGGCAAGACCACCACGCTGCACTCCATCCTCGGCTACATCAACACGCCCGAAACCAAGATCTGGACGATCGAGGATCCTGTCGAAATCACCCAGAAGGGCCTGCGGCAGGTGCAGGTGAACCGCAAGGCCGGGCTGGACTTCGCCACCATGATGCGGGCCTTTCTGCGTGCCGACCCCGACGTCATCATGGTCGGCGAAATGCGCGACCAGGAAACGATGTCGGTGGGGATCGAGGCGTCGCTCACCGGGCACCTGGTGTTGTCCACCCTGCACACCAACAGCGCGCCGGAGTCCGTCGTGCGCCTGCTGGACATGGGGATGGATCCGTTCAACTTCTCCGATGCCCTGCTCGGCGTGCTCGCTCAGCGCCTGGCCAAACGTTTGTGCCGGCACTGCAAGCAGGCCTACGAGCCGGAGCCGGCCGAGATCGACCACCTGCTCGACGAGTACTGCGCCGACATGCACCTGACGCCGGCTTTCGCCGCCGATCCAGATGCGGCCCGCGCCGAGATCCTTGCCCAGTGGCGTGCCCATCATGCGGACGTGGATGGCCGCTTCAAGCTGTTCCGCGCGGTGGGCTGCCCGGAGTGCAATCAGGGTTACCGTGGCCGGGTGGGGCTGCACGAACTGATGATAGGCAGCCCCGACATCAAGCGGGTGATCCAGGAGCGTGGCCACCTGGCGCAACTGTTGGCGGTGTCGCTGGCCGAGGGTATGCGCACCTTGCGCCAGGACGGGATCGAGAAGGTGCTCGGCGGCATCACCGACCTGAAACAGGTCCGCAAGGTCTGTCTGCGCTGA
- a CDS encoding 3',5'-cyclic-nucleotide phosphodiesterase, with translation MKLKVLGCSGGIGGAQARTTSFLVDDDILIDCGTGVGDLEYEQLKRIDHIFITHAHLDHIASIPLLIDSVGEARGVPVTVYGSAETIRILRSHIFNWLIWPDFSAIPDRHRPFLRFQVIKVGESVRFGAGTVTALPAHHTVPAVSYCLDSGKGQLLYSGDTAYCPELIAAINHTERLRHLIIETAFPNEQQGLALASRHLCPSLLTAMLDELTVSPQVHISHLKPGVDDRIMEQLGTYAGRLQPQRLMQGQVLDF, from the coding sequence ATGAAACTCAAGGTGCTAGGGTGCAGCGGCGGCATCGGTGGCGCGCAAGCGCGAACGACGTCCTTCCTGGTTGATGATGACATTCTCATCGACTGCGGCACCGGCGTGGGCGATCTGGAGTACGAGCAGCTCAAGCGTATCGACCATATCTTCATCACCCATGCACACCTCGACCACATCGCGTCCATTCCGCTGCTGATCGATTCGGTCGGTGAGGCGCGCGGCGTGCCGGTCACGGTCTATGGCTCGGCGGAAACCATCCGCATCCTGCGTTCGCACATCTTCAACTGGCTGATCTGGCCCGATTTTTCTGCGATTCCCGACCGCCATCGACCCTTCCTGCGCTTCCAGGTCATCAAGGTCGGAGAGTCGGTGCGGTTCGGCGCCGGCACGGTGACGGCGCTGCCGGCGCATCACACCGTACCGGCCGTGTCCTACTGTCTGGACAGCGGCAAAGGGCAGCTGCTCTATTCCGGCGACACGGCATACTGTCCGGAGCTGATCGCGGCGATCAACCATACCGAGCGGTTGCGTCACCTCATCATCGAGACCGCCTTCCCGAACGAGCAGCAGGGGCTGGCGCTGGCCTCGCGCCATCTGTGTCCCAGTTTGCTGACCGCCATGCTGGACGAGCTTACGGTGTCGCCCCAGGTGCACATCAGTCACTTGAAGCCGGGTGTCGATGACCGGATCATGGAGCAACTCGGTACTTATGCGGGGCGGCTGCAGCCGCAACGCCTCATGCAGGGCCAGGTGCTGGACTTCTGA